The proteins below come from a single Drosophila kikkawai strain 14028-0561.14 chromosome 3R, DkikHiC1v2, whole genome shotgun sequence genomic window:
- the CkIIalpha gene encoding casein kinase II subunit alpha, with the protein MTLPSAARVYTDVNAHKPDEYWDYENYVVDWGNQDDYQLVRKLGRGKYSEVFEAINITTTEKCVVKILKPVKKKKIKREIKILENLRGGTNIITLLAVVKDPVSRTPALIFEHVNNTDFKQLYQTLTDYEIRYYLFELLKALDYCHSMGIMHRDVKPHNVMIDHENRKLRLIDWGLAEFYHPGQEYNVRVASRYFKGPELLVDYQMYDYSLDMWSLGCMLASMIFRKEPFFHGHDNYDQLVRIAKVLGTEELYAYLDKYNIDLDPRFHDILQRHSRKRWERFVHSDNQHLVSPEALDFLDKLLRYDHVDRLTAREAMAHAYFLPIVNGQMNPNNQQ; encoded by the coding sequence ATGACTCTCCCAAGTGCAGCTCGTGTGTACACAGATGTGAATGCACACAAACCAGATGAATATTGGGATTATGAAAACTATGTTGTCGATTGGGGAAATCAAGACGATTATCAATTGGTCCGTAAACTAGGACGTGGAAAGTATTCTGAGGTGTTCGAGGCTATTAATATTACTACCACAGAAAAGTGTGtggttaaaattttaaaacccgtaaaaaagaagaagattAAGAGGGAAATTAAGATTTTGGAGAATTTGCGTGGTGGAACTAATATTATAACTCTGCTAGCTGTTGTCAAGGATCCAGTGTCTCGGACACCGGCTTTAATTTTTGAACACGTAAATAACACGGACTTCAAACAACTTTACCAAACATTAACTGATTATGAGATTCGCTACTATTTGTTCGAGCTTTTAAAGGCTCTTGACTACTGCCACAGCATGGGAATAATGCATCGCGATGTCAAGCCTCATAATGTAATGATCGATCATGAAAACCGTAAACTACGTCTTATTGATTGGGGCCTTGCTGAATTTTATCATCCCGGTCAAGAGTATAATGTTCGCGTTGCATCGCGGTATTTTAAAGGACCCGAGTTACTGGTAGATTACCAGATGTACGACTATTCACTAGATATGTGGTCATTAGGCTGTATGTTGGCGTCTATGATATTTCGGAAAGAGCCGTTCTTCCATGGTCATGACAACTACGATCAATTGGTACGCATTGCCAAGGTGCTGGGCACCGAAGAGCTCTACGCTTATTTAGATAAATACAATATAGACCTAGATCCACGATTTCACGACATTCTGCAAAGACATTCACGAAAGCGATGGGAAAGATTTGTTCATTCTGATAACCAACATCTAGTTTCTCCCGAGGCACTAGACTTTCTTGATAAACTATTACGTTATGATCATGTTGACCGACTCACAGCTCGTGAAGCTATGGCTCATGCATATTTTTTACCGATCGTCAACGGGCAAATGAACCCCAATAACCAGCAATAG